In Sphingomonas phyllosphaerae, one DNA window encodes the following:
- the tsf gene encoding translation elongation factor Ts — translation MADITAAMVKDLREKSGAGMMDCKKALNETGGDTDAALDWLRTKGLAAAQKKSSRTAAEGLVGVAVAGTKGAAVEVNSETDFVAKNEQFQSFVRDVTQIALATGGDVEAIKAEAMPSGTTVAEALTNNIATIGENQSIRRARQLSVEQGAVVAYVHNQQAPGLGKIGVLVALESTASDEVLQGLGKQLAMHIAAAFPKALNENDLDEAEIERERAIATEKASESGKPADIIAKMVEGSIAKYRKEHALVSQLFVMDGKTKISDVVAKAGKDAGAEIVLKDYVRFQLGEGIEKEVSDFAAEVAAASGVPQG, via the coding sequence ATGGCCGATATTACGGCAGCGATGGTCAAGGACCTGCGCGAGAAGAGCGGCGCGGGCATGATGGACTGCAAGAAGGCGCTCAACGAGACCGGTGGCGACACCGACGCGGCGCTTGACTGGCTGCGTACCAAGGGCCTGGCCGCGGCGCAGAAGAAGTCGAGCCGCACCGCCGCCGAGGGTCTGGTCGGCGTCGCCGTCGCCGGCACCAAGGGCGCAGCGGTCGAGGTCAACTCGGAAACCGACTTCGTCGCCAAGAACGAGCAGTTCCAGAGCTTCGTCCGCGACGTGACGCAGATCGCGCTGGCGACCGGCGGCGACGTCGAGGCGATCAAGGCCGAAGCGATGCCGTCGGGCACCACTGTCGCCGAAGCGCTGACCAACAACATCGCGACGATCGGTGAGAACCAGTCGATCCGCCGCGCGCGTCAGCTGAGCGTCGAGCAGGGCGCGGTCGTGGCGTACGTCCACAACCAGCAGGCGCCGGGGCTCGGCAAGATCGGCGTGCTGGTCGCGCTGGAGAGCACGGCTTCCGACGAGGTTCTGCAGGGTCTGGGCAAGCAGCTGGCGATGCACATCGCCGCCGCCTTCCCCAAGGCGCTGAACGAGAACGACCTCGACGAGGCCGAGATCGAGCGTGAGCGCGCGATCGCGACCGAGAAGGCGTCCGAGTCGGGCAAGCCGGCCGACATCATCGCCAAGATGGTCGAGGGCTCGATCGCCAAGTACCGCAAGGAGCACGCATTGGTCAGCCAGCTGTTCGTCATGGACGGCAAGACCAAAATCAGCGACGTTGTCGCCAAGGCCGGCAAGGACGCCGGTGCCGAGATCGTGCTGAAGGACTATGTCCGCTTCCAGCTCGGTGAGGGCATCGAGAAGGAAGTGTCGGACTTCGCGGCCGAAGTCGCCGCCGCTTCGGGCGTGCCGCAGGGCTGA
- a CDS encoding choice-of-anchor K domain-containing protein, whose translation MTKNYIAVAVIAALAPVPALAAPNAADVSGSTEAVFKNSAPGTAVTTGIGTSSITWGEAIDNVGVNKLKFDATTFSSGYNSPFKVGRLTYFNGTVKNGTEINAVDLALDLTFANPNIGKFSSLFSFGIVSTSNTGTADDNADYLTLPSNFSTGTFVANGTTYGVKLTGFGNIDGDGFVSKSDTEFRVREGKTASADLFAIVTPAVPEPATWAMMLAGFGVIGMAMRRRKVRFHTAQIA comes from the coding sequence ATGACGAAGAACTATATCGCGGTTGCTGTCATTGCCGCCCTCGCACCCGTTCCCGCGCTGGCCGCGCCGAATGCCGCTGATGTCTCGGGCTCGACCGAAGCAGTGTTCAAGAACTCGGCGCCGGGCACCGCAGTGACCACCGGCATCGGCACCAGCAGCATCACCTGGGGTGAAGCCATCGACAACGTCGGCGTGAACAAGCTGAAGTTCGACGCGACGACCTTTTCGAGCGGCTACAACTCGCCTTTCAAGGTCGGCCGGCTGACCTACTTCAACGGCACCGTCAAGAACGGCACAGAGATCAACGCCGTCGACCTCGCGCTTGACCTGACCTTCGCCAATCCGAACATCGGCAAGTTCTCGAGCCTGTTCTCGTTCGGCATCGTCAGCACGTCGAACACCGGCACGGCTGACGACAACGCCGATTATCTGACGCTTCCGTCGAATTTCTCGACCGGCACGTTCGTTGCCAACGGCACCACTTACGGCGTGAAGCTGACCGGCTTCGGCAACATCGACGGCGACGGCTTCGTTTCGAAGAGCGACACCGAATTCCGGGTCCGCGAGGGCAAGACCGCCTCGGCCGACCTGTTCGCGATCGTCACGCCGGCGGTGCCCGAGCCCGCCACCTGGGCGATGATGCTGGCCGGCTTCGGCGTGATCGGCATGGCGATGCGCCGCCGCAAGGTGCGCTTCCACACCGCGCAGATCGCCTGA
- the pyrH gene encoding UMP kinase gives MTTSPYKRILLKLSGEVLMGQGGLAIDTAVTARVAEEIADVRAKGYELCVVVGGGNIFRGISGAANGMERATADYMGMLATVMNALAVQNALETIGVDTRVQSAIPMHSVCEPFIRRRAERHLEKGRVVIFAAGVGSPFFTTDSGAALRAAEMNCDALFKGTSVDGVYDADPKKVADAKRYDTVSYDMVLAKNLKVMDASAVALCRDSDIPIVVFNIREHGNFAAVLDGKGVSTVVQKKMETIDARV, from the coding sequence ATGACCACTTCTCCCTATAAACGCATCCTGCTCAAGCTGTCGGGCGAGGTCCTGATGGGGCAGGGCGGACTGGCGATCGACACCGCGGTCACCGCGCGCGTCGCCGAGGAAATCGCCGACGTGCGCGCGAAGGGTTACGAGCTGTGCGTCGTCGTGGGCGGCGGCAACATCTTCCGCGGCATCTCCGGCGCGGCGAACGGCATGGAGCGTGCGACCGCCGATTACATGGGGATGCTGGCGACGGTCATGAATGCGCTGGCGGTGCAGAATGCGCTGGAGACGATCGGCGTCGACACGCGCGTGCAATCCGCGATCCCGATGCATTCGGTCTGCGAGCCGTTCATCCGCCGCCGTGCCGAGCGGCATCTGGAGAAGGGCCGCGTCGTGATCTTCGCGGCGGGCGTGGGATCGCCGTTCTTCACCACCGACAGTGGCGCGGCGCTGCGCGCGGCGGAGATGAATTGCGACGCCTTGTTCAAGGGCACCTCGGTCGACGGCGTCTATGATGCCGATCCGAAGAAGGTCGCCGATGCGAAGCGTTATGACACGGTCAGTTACGACATGGTGCTGGCAAAGAATTTGAAGGTGATGGATGCCAGCGCCGTGGCGCTGTGCCGTGATTCGGATATCCCGATCGTCGTGTTCAACATCCGCGAGCACGGCAATTTCGCCGCCGTGCTGGACGGGAAGGGCGTGTCGACGGTCGTGCAGAAGAAGATGGAGACTATCGATGCCCGCGTATGA
- the frr gene encoding ribosome recycling factor, whose translation MPAYDKADLERRMNGAVEALKGDLGGLRTGRASTSLLDPVAVEVYGAHMPLNQVATVSVPEPRMLSVQVWDKSNVGPVEKAIRSAGLGLNPINDGQTLRLPIPDLTEERRKELAKLAGQYSEKAKVAVRNVRRDGMDALKTDEKKNVISEDDRKRLETEVQKLTDATITEIDAVSAAKEKEILNK comes from the coding sequence ATGCCCGCGTATGACAAGGCCGATCTCGAGCGCCGCATGAACGGCGCGGTCGAAGCGCTGAAGGGCGATCTGGGCGGATTGCGCACCGGCCGCGCCTCGACCTCGCTGCTCGATCCGGTGGCGGTCGAGGTCTATGGCGCGCACATGCCGCTCAACCAGGTGGCGACCGTTTCGGTGCCCGAGCCGCGGATGCTGTCGGTGCAGGTGTGGGACAAGAGCAACGTCGGGCCGGTGGAGAAGGCGATCCGTTCCGCCGGGCTCGGGCTCAACCCGATCAACGACGGCCAGACGCTGCGTCTGCCGATCCCGGACCTGACCGAGGAACGCCGCAAGGAGCTGGCGAAGCTGGCGGGGCAATATTCGGAGAAGGCCAAGGTCGCGGTGCGCAACGTGCGTCGCGACGGCATGGATGCGCTCAAGACCGACGAGAAGAAGAACGTCATCTCGGAGGACGATCGCAAGCGCCTGGAAACCGAAGTCCAGAAGCTGACCGATGCGACGATCACCGAGATCGATGCGGTATCGGCGGCGAAGGAGAAGGAAATCCTCAACAAGTGA
- a CDS encoding isoprenyl transferase produces MATAAIPQADPAVLPRHVAIIMDGNGRWAAARRLPRAMGHRAGVEAVRAVTRAARSMGIEALTLYAFSSENWRRPADEIGGLMKLLKLFIRNDLAELVREDVRLRVLGDYRRFPEDVVTLIDDALARTANNRGPILAIALNYGAQAELVAAARSLAERAANGTLDPAAIDAEAIEAQLETHDLPPLDLLIRTSGEQRLSNFLLWQAAYAELLFVDTLWPDFDADALAAAVDAFGRRQRRYGGL; encoded by the coding sequence ATGGCGACCGCGGCGATCCCGCAGGCCGATCCCGCCGTCCTGCCGCGTCATGTGGCGATCATCATGGACGGCAACGGGCGCTGGGCCGCCGCCCGGCGGCTGCCGCGCGCGATGGGGCATCGCGCAGGAGTAGAGGCGGTGCGCGCGGTGACGCGCGCGGCGCGGTCGATGGGGATCGAGGCGCTGACGCTTTATGCCTTTTCCTCGGAGAACTGGCGACGGCCGGCGGATGAGATCGGCGGGCTGATGAAGCTGCTGAAGCTCTTCATCCGCAACGATCTGGCCGAGCTGGTGCGTGAGGACGTGCGGTTGCGCGTGCTGGGCGATTACCGCCGCTTCCCCGAGGATGTCGTCACGCTGATCGACGACGCGCTGGCGCGCACCGCGAACAATCGCGGTCCGATCCTCGCGATCGCGCTCAACTATGGCGCGCAGGCCGAACTGGTCGCCGCGGCGCGATCGTTGGCGGAGAGGGCGGCGAACGGTACGCTCGATCCGGCGGCGATCGACGCCGAGGCGATCGAGGCGCAGCTGGAAACGCATGACCTGCCGCCGCTCGACCTGCTGATCCGCACCTCCGGCGAACAGCGGCTGTCGAACTTCCTGCTCTGGCAGGCCGCGTACGCCGAGCTGCTGTTCGTCGACACCCTCTGGCCGGACTTCGATGCCGACGCGCTCGCGGCGGCGGTCGATGCGTTCGGTCGCCGCCAGCGCCGCTACGGCGGGCTGTGA
- a CDS encoding phosphatidate cytidylyltransferase, with translation MSDDAPLPPTPDAKLRTPSNLRLRMIASVGMIAVASIALVVGDIAFWLLAVVIALFMMAEWSDLHHVDARTKRLAQMALSVPLATMAPAWLIIEPHDFFTLGLIGGAAFFVVIVTRLPKLALGVLYCGVPVLALVVLRRHDENGLLYAFWAMALVWACDIGAFFAGRSIGGPKLAPKLSPNKTWAGLIGGTIAAGALGLLLHATAGLPLGLALCSPPLAVLAQLGDLYESWLKRRAGVKDSGNILPGHGGVLDRLDGLVPVAPVAAALVLVLTGVSG, from the coding sequence ATGAGCGACGACGCTCCGCTTCCGCCGACACCGGACGCCAAGTTGCGGACGCCGTCGAACCTGCGGCTGCGAATGATCGCCAGCGTGGGCATGATCGCGGTCGCCTCGATCGCGCTGGTGGTGGGCGATATCGCCTTCTGGCTGCTGGCGGTCGTCATCGCGCTGTTCATGATGGCCGAATGGTCGGACCTGCATCATGTCGACGCGCGCACCAAACGGCTGGCGCAGATGGCGCTGAGCGTGCCGCTGGCGACGATGGCCCCGGCATGGCTCATCATCGAGCCGCATGATTTCTTCACGCTTGGGCTGATCGGCGGGGCCGCGTTCTTCGTGGTGATCGTCACCAGGCTGCCGAAACTGGCGCTGGGCGTCCTGTATTGCGGGGTGCCGGTGTTGGCGCTGGTGGTGCTGCGCCGGCACGATGAGAACGGACTGCTCTATGCCTTTTGGGCGATGGCGCTGGTATGGGCGTGCGACATCGGCGCGTTCTTCGCGGGGCGGTCGATCGGCGGGCCGAAGCTGGCGCCGAAGCTGTCGCCGAACAAGACCTGGGCCGGGCTGATCGGCGGGACGATCGCCGCCGGAGCGTTGGGCCTGTTGCTCCATGCCACGGCGGGCTTGCCGCTCGGACTCGCGCTTTGTTCGCCGCCGTTGGCGGTGCTGGCGCAGCTCGGCGACCTTTACGAAAGCTGGCTCAAGCGTCGTGCGGGCGTCAAGGATTCGGGCAATATCCTGCCCGGCCATGGAGGTGTGCTCGATCGGCTCGATGGGCTGGTGCCGGTGGCGCCGGTCGCTGCGGCACTGGTGCTGGTTTTGACGGGCGTATCGGGATGA
- a CDS encoding 1-deoxy-D-xylulose-5-phosphate reductoisomerase yields MKTVNILGATGSVGTSTLDLVERAPEGFRVRALTANCDVAGLAAAAIRTRAELAVVADESCLDALRGALAGTGIASAGGAQAVCDAAANGADLTMGAIVGCAGLRPTLAAIEQGGTVVLANKEPLVSAGAIITAAAARHGATLLPADSEHNAIFQCLDRTQVDRVRRIILTASGGPFRDWSLEDMAAVTPAQAVAHPNWSMGAKISVDSATMMNKGLELIEAAALFPIDADRIEIVIHRQSVIHSLVDYVDGSMLAQLGPSDMRVPIAHCLAWPERMATPMAPLDLVKIGRLDFEAPDQMRFRSLALARAAVEAGGARPAILNAANEVAVAAFLKGAIGFLEIAAIVDDTLQRYDPAAPETLDAVLHVDAQARRLAGERVKDCVA; encoded by the coding sequence ATGAAGACGGTCAATATCCTCGGCGCGACCGGATCGGTCGGCACGTCGACGCTCGACCTCGTCGAACGCGCGCCGGAGGGGTTCCGGGTGCGTGCGCTCACGGCGAATTGCGATGTCGCCGGGCTGGCGGCAGCAGCGATCCGCACCCGCGCCGAACTGGCGGTCGTCGCCGACGAATCGTGCCTCGACGCGCTGCGTGGCGCGTTGGCGGGCACCGGCATTGCCAGCGCGGGGGGTGCGCAGGCGGTCTGCGACGCGGCGGCGAACGGCGCGGACCTGACGATGGGCGCGATCGTCGGCTGTGCCGGCTTGCGGCCGACGCTGGCCGCGATCGAACAGGGCGGGACGGTGGTGCTCGCCAACAAGGAGCCGCTGGTGTCGGCGGGCGCGATCATCACCGCGGCCGCGGCACGCCACGGTGCGACGCTGCTGCCGGCCGACAGCGAGCATAATGCAATCTTTCAGTGTCTCGATCGTACGCAGGTCGATCGCGTGCGGCGGATCATCCTGACCGCGAGCGGCGGACCGTTCCGCGACTGGTCGCTGGAAGACATGGCGGCGGTGACGCCGGCGCAGGCGGTCGCACATCCCAATTGGTCGATGGGCGCGAAGATTTCGGTCGACAGCGCAACGATGATGAACAAGGGGCTGGAGTTGATCGAGGCGGCGGCGCTGTTCCCGATCGACGCCGACCGGATCGAGATCGTCATCCATCGCCAGTCGGTAATTCACAGCCTCGTCGATTACGTCGACGGCTCGATGCTCGCGCAACTGGGGCCGAGCGATATGCGCGTGCCGATCGCGCATTGCCTCGCCTGGCCGGAGCGGATGGCGACGCCGATGGCCCCGCTCGATCTCGTGAAGATTGGCAGGCTGGATTTCGAAGCACCTGACCAAATGCGCTTCCGTTCGCTGGCGCTGGCGCGCGCCGCGGTCGAGGCCGGGGGCGCGCGACCGGCGATCCTGAACGCCGCCAATGAAGTGGCGGTGGCCGCGTTCCTTAAGGGAGCGATCGGCTTTCTTGAAATCGCCGCAATCGTCGACGATACGTTGCAGCGCTACGACCCGGCCGCGCCGGAAACGCTCGACGCGGTGCTCCACGTCGACGCGCAGGCGCGGCGATTGGCGGGCGAGCGCGTGAAGGATTGCGTGGCTTGA
- a CDS encoding M50 family metallopeptidase, protein MIQTPGLLLTVFAFVLVIGPLVFIHEMGHYLAGRWFGVKADAFSIGFGREVAGWTDKRGTRWKLAWLPLGGYVKFAGDMNPASQPTGEWLALPAAERAQTFQAKPVWQRAIIVAAGPFVNFVLAILILAGFAIAYGDARTPSLVGQAIPGTAAAAAGLQSGDRVTALGGRPVETFEDMVRFVKIRAGERVRVDYVRGTTARSVEAVIGTQEQRDRFGNSYKVGLLGIAPAAPVIEPVGVLEAPVIAVRRTGQIVEMMVETIGQIISGRRSVKELGGPLSIAKVSGEQMTLGPDAFVFLIALVSINLGFINLLPVPMLDGGHLLFYAIEAVRRRPVAPEAVEWAYRGGLVAVLALMLLVTFNDLGNYGLWRHLAGLIG, encoded by the coding sequence TTGATCCAGACACCCGGACTATTGCTGACCGTCTTCGCCTTCGTTCTGGTGATCGGTCCGCTCGTCTTCATCCACGAAATGGGTCATTATCTCGCCGGACGCTGGTTCGGCGTGAAGGCGGACGCCTTTTCGATCGGCTTCGGTCGAGAGGTGGCGGGCTGGACCGACAAGCGGGGCACGCGCTGGAAGCTGGCGTGGCTGCCGCTGGGCGGATACGTCAAGTTCGCGGGCGACATGAACCCCGCCAGCCAGCCGACCGGCGAATGGCTGGCGCTTCCCGCCGCGGAGCGCGCGCAGACGTTCCAGGCCAAGCCGGTGTGGCAGCGCGCGATCATCGTCGCCGCCGGGCCGTTCGTGAATTTCGTGCTCGCGATCCTGATCCTCGCCGGCTTCGCGATCGCTTATGGCGATGCGCGCACGCCGAGTCTGGTCGGGCAGGCGATCCCCGGCACGGCCGCGGCGGCCGCCGGCCTGCAGTCGGGCGACCGCGTGACGGCGCTCGGCGGACGGCCGGTCGAGACGTTCGAGGACATGGTCCGCTTCGTGAAGATCCGCGCCGGTGAGCGGGTGCGCGTCGATTACGTGCGCGGCACCACCGCGCGCAGCGTCGAGGCGGTGATCGGGACGCAGGAACAGCGCGACCGTTTCGGCAACAGCTACAAGGTCGGATTGCTCGGCATCGCGCCCGCCGCCCCTGTGATCGAGCCGGTCGGCGTGCTCGAGGCACCGGTGATCGCGGTGCGGCGCACCGGCCAGATCGTCGAGATGATGGTGGAGACGATCGGACAGATCATCTCGGGACGCCGCTCGGTCAAGGAACTCGGCGGGCCACTGTCGATCGCCAAGGTGTCCGGCGAGCAGATGACGCTGGGGCCAGACGCGTTCGTTTTCCTGATCGCGTTGGTGTCGATCAATCTCGGGTTCATCAACCTGCTGCCAGTGCCGATGCTCGATGGCGGGCATCTGCTCTTCTACGCGATCGAAGCGGTGCGGCGTCGGCCGGTGGCGCCGGAGGCGGTGGAATGGGCATATCGCGGCGGGCTGGTGGCGGTGCTGGCGCTGATGCTGCTGGTGACCTTCAACGATCTCGGCAACTACGGCCTGTGGCGGCATCTGGCCGGGTTGATCGGGTGA
- the bamA gene encoding outer membrane protein assembly factor BamA has translation MLAGVPLAATAQTRPAAQAPARAAATTPAAAPADAAQAPAIAQPAARTITTLRVEGTQRIEPETALSYTKLRQGDSYTNETLDQAIKDLYASDLFADVQIDGAATGNIVIRVRENPIINRVIFEGNKRLKEDKIGKEVRLKPRQIFTRSAVRADVARIIELYRRQGRFAATVQPKMVSLDQNRVDVIFEVTEGPKSKVRQINIIGNQVFDDGKLRAQMATKEARFYRLLSSGTSYDQDRLAYDQQKLRQFYLTEGYADFRVTSAVAELTPDRKDFIITYVVEEGPRYKFGDVTVDSDIRDFDGKKLAAGLPIKKGDWYNAKAVEDTVDNLSETAGLFGYAFSNTQPEFQRDRETLTMSINFHIGQAQRTYVERVDITGNTQTQDKVIRREVRLGEGDAFNSFQVKRSQDRINSLGFFQDKFEIKQTPGSAPDRVVLDANVEERSTGQLQLSAGFSSLERFIIQANITQNNFRGKGQTLSAGVNYSTYSKSIQLGFTEPYVFDKNIALGVDVFRRDYNAFNFIGTNRNTTYSQVSTGFQVRTGVPLTEYWQLAGRYGFSYDEVGLDQNSFYTNGKCDPLKAGRYLCDSLGNRLTSSVGYSLIFDSLNSRLRPTAGQRFVFSQDFAGLGGDVKYIRSKLDFSKFVNIGGGFIGSFVGEGGYIKSLEKSRGEGVDRIRINDRFYLGEPQFRGFDIRGVGPRVQRRYYTTDAAGKQVLITDRDQLVDDALGGTAYYLGRFEVEIPLGSGAREMGLRPSIYAQFGSLFNITRPLPTAVFPTTTDASGNTVVLPLPVKDTAGNPLYSYVNAAGVLVPTTCAAGIPNGNGGCNGIVPNSPQIASQPFEERFLGNSARPRVSVGIGVNWNSPFGPLRIDLAKALVSQAGDDRKLITFNVGTQF, from the coding sequence ATGCTGGCCGGTGTGCCGCTGGCCGCGACCGCCCAGACGCGCCCGGCCGCCCAGGCGCCGGCACGCGCCGCGGCCACGACCCCCGCCGCTGCTCCGGCCGACGCCGCACAGGCGCCGGCGATCGCGCAGCCCGCCGCGCGCACGATCACGACGTTGCGCGTCGAGGGCACGCAGCGCATCGAGCCCGAGACGGCGCTCAGCTATACCAAGCTGCGGCAGGGCGACAGCTACACCAACGAGACGCTCGATCAGGCGATCAAGGACCTGTATGCCAGCGACCTGTTCGCCGACGTGCAGATCGACGGTGCGGCGACCGGTAACATCGTGATCCGCGTGCGCGAGAACCCGATCATCAACCGCGTGATCTTCGAAGGCAACAAGCGCCTGAAGGAAGACAAGATCGGCAAGGAGGTCCGCCTCAAGCCGCGCCAGATCTTCACCCGTTCGGCGGTGCGCGCCGACGTCGCGCGGATCATCGAACTGTACCGTCGGCAGGGCCGCTTCGCCGCGACGGTGCAGCCGAAGATGGTCAGCCTCGACCAGAACCGCGTCGACGTGATCTTCGAAGTCACCGAGGGACCGAAGTCCAAGGTTCGCCAGATCAACATCATCGGCAACCAGGTGTTCGACGATGGCAAGCTGCGCGCGCAGATGGCGACCAAGGAAGCGCGCTTCTATCGCCTGTTGTCGTCGGGCACGTCCTACGATCAGGACCGGCTCGCCTACGACCAGCAGAAGCTACGGCAATTCTACCTGACCGAAGGCTATGCCGATTTCCGCGTGACCTCGGCGGTGGCCGAGCTGACCCCGGACCGCAAGGACTTCATCATCACCTATGTGGTGGAAGAAGGGCCGCGCTATAAGTTCGGCGACGTCACCGTCGACAGCGACATCCGCGATTTCGACGGCAAGAAGCTCGCCGCCGGGCTGCCGATCAAGAAGGGCGACTGGTATAACGCCAAGGCGGTCGAGGACACGGTCGACAATCTGAGCGAGACCGCCGGGCTGTTCGGCTATGCCTTCAGCAACACGCAGCCCGAGTTCCAGCGGGACCGCGAAACGCTGACCATGTCGATCAACTTCCACATCGGCCAGGCGCAGCGTACCTATGTCGAGCGCGTCGACATCACCGGCAACACGCAGACGCAGGACAAGGTGATCCGCCGCGAAGTGCGTCTGGGCGAGGGCGATGCGTTCAACAGCTTCCAGGTAAAGCGCTCGCAGGACCGCATCAACTCGCTGGGCTTTTTCCAGGACAAGTTCGAGATCAAGCAGACCCCGGGTTCGGCGCCGGACCGCGTCGTACTCGACGCCAATGTCGAGGAACGCTCGACCGGGCAGTTGCAGCTCTCGGCCGGCTTCTCGAGCCTCGAGCGGTTCATCATTCAGGCGAACATCACGCAGAACAACTTCCGCGGCAAGGGGCAGACGCTCAGCGCGGGCGTCAACTATTCCACCTATTCGAAGTCGATCCAGCTCGGCTTCACCGAGCCATATGTGTTCGACAAGAACATCGCGCTGGGCGTCGACGTTTTTCGTCGCGATTACAACGCGTTCAATTTCATCGGGACCAACCGCAACACCACCTACAGCCAGGTTTCGACCGGTTTTCAGGTGCGGACCGGCGTGCCGCTGACCGAATATTGGCAGCTTGCCGGCCGATACGGCTTCTCATATGATGAAGTCGGTTTGGACCAGAACAGCTTCTATACCAACGGCAAGTGCGACCCGCTCAAGGCCGGGCGATATCTCTGCGATTCGCTGGGCAATCGCCTGACGTCCTCGGTCGGCTATTCGTTGATTTTCGACAGCCTCAACAGTCGCTTGCGCCCGACCGCCGGTCAGCGGTTCGTGTTCAGCCAGGACTTTGCCGGGCTGGGCGGGGATGTGAAGTACATTCGCTCGAAGCTCGACTTCTCCAAGTTCGTGAACATCGGTGGCGGGTTCATCGGCTCGTTCGTCGGCGAGGGCGGCTATATCAAGTCGCTTGAGAAGTCGCGGGGCGAGGGGGTCGACCGGATCCGCATCAACGACCGCTTCTATCTCGGCGAGCCGCAGTTCCGTGGCTTCGACATTCGCGGCGTCGGTCCACGCGTGCAGCGGCGTTATTACACGACCGATGCCGCGGGCAAGCAGGTGCTGATCACCGATCGCGACCAGCTGGTCGACGACGCGCTGGGCGGCACGGCTTATTACCTCGGCCGGTTCGAGGTCGAGATTCCGCTCGGCTCAGGCGCGCGCGAGATGGGGCTGCGGCCTTCGATCTATGCGCAGTTCGGCAGCCTGTTCAACATCACCCGGCCGCTGCCGACGGCGGTGTTCCCGACCACGACCGACGCCAGTGGCAACACGGTGGTGCTGCCGCTGCCGGTCAAGGACACCGCGGGCAATCCGCTCTACTCGTACGTCAATGCCGCGGGCGTGCTGGTGCCGACGACGTGCGCCGCCGGTATTCCAAACGGCAACGGCGGATGTAACGGTATCGTCCCCAACTCTCCGCAGATCGCGTCGCAGCCGTTCGAGGAGCGCTTCCTCGGCAATTCGGCACGGCCGCGCGTGTCGGTCGGTATCGGCGTGAACTGGAATTCGCCGTTCGGGCCGCTGCGCATCGATCTCGCCAAGGCACTGGTGTCGCAGGCAGGCGACGACCGCAAGCTCATCACCTTCAACGTAGGGACTCAGTTCTGA
- a CDS encoding OmpH family outer membrane protein yields the protein MTNFKHILLAAALVTPAAFTAATATAQVAGIAVGDPEAAVANSKAWATARTQIQTTYKAQLDQANTRRQAITTELQPLVAAYQKAAAAPGATEASLRTQAQAIQTREQSANAELQRLTAPASRAQAYAIEQISAKLPDAVNGAVRAKNVSLLLRPNAALFAQPTTDITSAITAELDRLVPTVGITPPANWQPGQQGEGAPAAAATAPAAPAATTRAPTGR from the coding sequence ATGACCAACTTCAAGCATATCCTGCTCGCCGCCGCGCTCGTGACGCCGGCCGCGTTCACCGCCGCCACCGCGACCGCGCAGGTCGCCGGTATCGCGGTCGGTGATCCCGAGGCAGCCGTCGCCAACTCGAAGGCTTGGGCGACCGCGCGCACGCAGATCCAGACCACCTACAAGGCGCAGCTCGATCAGGCGAACACGCGCCGGCAGGCGATCACGACCGAGCTGCAGCCGCTCGTCGCCGCATATCAGAAGGCCGCCGCCGCTCCGGGTGCGACCGAGGCGTCGCTGCGGACGCAGGCCCAGGCGATCCAGACCCGCGAGCAGAGCGCCAATGCCGAACTGCAGCGGCTGACCGCCCCGGCGAGCCGTGCGCAGGCCTATGCGATCGAGCAGATCTCGGCCAAGCTGCCCGACGCGGTGAACGGCGCGGTGCGCGCCAAGAACGTCAGCCTGCTGCTGCGCCCGAACGCGGCCTTGTTCGCGCAGCCGACCACCGACATCACCTCGGCAATCACCGCCGAGCTTGATCGTCTGGTCCCCACCGTAGGGATCACCCCGCCCGCCAACTGGCAGCCGGGCCAGCAGGGCGAGGGCGCTCCCGCCGCAGCGGCGACCGCTCCTGCCGCCCCGGCGGCGACGACGCGCGCGCCCACCGGCCGGTGA
- the fabZ gene encoding 3-hydroxyacyl-ACP dehydratase FabZ produces MSENTTDTTGGPIGPLDIVDVMKALPHRYPMLLVDRVEEIVRDRSIRAIKAVTINEGFFQGHFPGRPIMPGVLIVEALAQAAGVLAVESLGLAGSGKLVYFMAIDGAKFRKPVEPGVLLSLEVEFVQKRSSVCKFAGVARIDGQVAAEANFTAMIADPPKRA; encoded by the coding sequence GTGAGCGAGAACACCACCGACACGACGGGCGGGCCGATCGGCCCGCTCGACATCGTGGACGTCATGAAGGCGCTGCCGCATCGCTATCCGATGCTGCTGGTCGACCGGGTCGAGGAGATCGTGCGCGATCGCTCGATCCGTGCGATCAAGGCGGTGACGATCAACGAAGGCTTCTTCCAGGGCCATTTCCCCGGACGTCCGATCATGCCGGGCGTGTTGATCGTCGAGGCGCTGGCGCAAGCGGCAGGCGTGCTCGCGGTCGAGAGCCTCGGTCTGGCCGGATCGGGCAAGCTGGTCTATTTCATGGCGATCGACGGTGCGAAGTTCCGCAAGCCCGTCGAACCGGGCGTGCTGCTGTCGCTCGAGGTCGAGTTCGTCCAGAAGCGTTCGTCGGTGTGCAAGTTCGCCGGCGTCGCCAGGATCGACGGACAGGTGGCGGCGGAGGCCAATTTCACGGCGATGATCGCAGACCCGCCCAAGCGCGCCTAG